Genomic window (Tolypothrix sp. NIES-4075):
GTTTGCAGGCTTATTTACCCGAAAGTGCCAACTTACTTGCGGTAGGATCGGGTACGGGAATGGAGCTAATACGCTTAGGTAAAGCTTGTCCTCAGTGGCATTTTCTGGGAATTGACCCTTCAGAAAAGATGCAAGCGATCGCAAAAGAAAAAATGTCTCATCATCAACTTTCTCATCGAGTGAAGTTGATCCAGGGCTACACGCGCTCCTTACCCACAGATATGCTGTATGATGCTGCAACTAGCATTCTAGTGATGCATTTTATTCCACCATCAGATAAATTAGAGTTTTTGCAAAACATTGCTCAACGTCTTCCTCCTTCTGCCCCTTTTGTACTTGTGGATGTTTTCGGGGAAAAGCAAAGCCAGGAATTGAAACAATTAATGCCCATACTACATGCCTATTGGAATGCAATGGGATTTCCACCGCAAAAGCAGCAAGAACTTTTAGCAGGAGTTGACCAAGGGGTATATCCCCTACCGGAAACCAGCATTTTGAATTTACTTGAGCAAGCTGGTTTTGAGAAAACGATGCGTTTTTATACAGGACTTTGGGTTGGTGGTTGGCTAGCCTTCAAAAGATAAAA
Coding sequences:
- a CDS encoding class I SAM-dependent methyltransferase, whose translation is MSQPIDFDNNSPITADEYDRAAQLALPGYEAMHTMVIACLQAYLPESANLLAVGSGTGMELIRLGKACPQWHFLGIDPSEKMQAIAKEKMSHHQLSHRVKLIQGYTRSLPTDMLYDAATSILVMHFIPPSDKLEFLQNIAQRLPPSAPFVLVDVFGEKQSQELKQLMPILHAYWNAMGFPPQKQQELLAGVDQGVYPLPETSILNLLEQAGFEKTMRFYTGLWVGGWLAFKR